The genomic DNA GCATTGCCGGGCGCTTTGAGATGACCCTTGATGAAATCATGAGCCTCAATCGCATTACCGATCCGAGCCGCATACAAGTGGGACAAGTCCTTCAGGTGTATGACAACAGCGGCGAACCGGCTCCCGAGCTCACCACCTATGTCGTCCGAGCCGGCGATACCCTCTACAGCATCGCACGGCGCTTCGGCATGACCCTTGATGAAATCATGATTCTCAATGGCATTACCGACCCTAGCCGTATCCAAGTCGGGCAGGTCCTTCAAGTCTATGACAACGGAGGGAACGGGGAACCACCGGTGCGCGTGACGGCGAGTCAGTTGAACGCAATTGGCTGGTCTTACAATTATCTATCCGACAGCATCCTGGCTGATCTGAATCTCTGCCTGGAGCGATTCCAGATCACAACCAAATCCCGGTTGTGCCATTTCCTGAGCCAGTGCAGCCACGAGTCCGGCGCCGGCCGCTATACGGCCGAAATTGCCGACGGCTCTGCCTACGAAGGCAGACAGGATCTCGGGAACATTTACCCGGGCGACGGGCCGAAGTTCAAAGGCGGAGGATACATCCAGCTCACCGGACGCTACAACTACACCCTCTTCTCGCAGTCCGTCGGTGATCCGGAGATCGTCAACCAGGGCGTTTACTACGTCGCTGAACATTATCCATGGCAAAGCGCGGGCTTCTGGTGGGAGCTGAACAATATGAACGCCCTTTGTGATACCAACCCAACGGTGCGTCAGGTCACGCTCAAGGTAAACGGAGGAACCAGAGGGTTGGAAGAGCGGACGCGGTATTATGAGAGATGTGTGGTGATCTTTTAGTTCCCGAGATTTTCATGAAAATAGAAAGAGAGTGGTCCAACCGACATTGGGACCACTCTCTTTTTAACGGTTTAGGTGTCTAATCCTATCCACTGATAAACATGATGATTTGATTCACCCCATCATGGAATATTAGCGCCATGATGAGGATGACGACCGTGATCAGTGCGCCAACTTCTCTGAGTGACCACTTCCCTGTAGCCAAGGTAGTTGACCTCTTAGCCCCTACAGATGGATCGGCCGGCAATTGATCTTCACCCTCTACCCTTCCCACTTTCAACCATTGCTTCAACTCTTGCTTCATCATTTTTTGGATATCACTTGGTGTAAGAAAATCAAACTCCTTATCCGTTCTCACATCCTGCAAGGTCTTGTCGAAGAGACTGTCCATGATGGAATGACTTAATCGACCGGTCCTGGTAAACTCTGTTTCAATAAGAGTAATAGAATGAGAGCAATTCTTAAGGATGCTGTTGATCTTAACCCTTGCTCTATTTCGCTTCATAAGTGTGTCATCTATCACACGCATCCCCCCTTTTAAACTGACTATTGGCATACCTACTCTTACCTTACCATAAATCCTATATATGTAAATATAAGTAAATATTTTATCTTTGACCTTTATCTAAGCATCCAAAGTAGCCATTTGGAGATTCCATATGGCTTACCTTATTATTGAACTCAGCTAACATGTTACCAACAGGAATAGGTAGCCCTATCTCCTTCCCTCACAATCCAAACGCCCTCATGCCTCACATGAAGAAGTATTGGGTCCTCTCAAACGTTGACTACCGGCACCTCACCTGGGGATACGCGAATTCTTTTAAACACAATAAAAAGAGATGGCGATTTAACCCAATGAATCGCCGTCTCTTCCTTAAGTCGTTCTTAATCAGACCTGTTAAGAAAACTGATCCGATGTTTCAATGGGTATTCAATCTGGCGTACCCGCAAGCCCCATCTCATGCATGAGTCGAAGAATGGTTTTGGGATCGTGTTGAAAGCCTATCATCTTCAAATGTTCTGTCACCCGCCGATAGGCGTAGCGCCCCTCGTACGTATGGGCAACGAGAAGGATCTGCGCTTTGACGTCGGCATATTTGTCCGGGCGGTCCAGCCGCTGCTCCCAATAGTAATAAGTGCTGCGAGGAATCTTTGCTACTTCCACAAGAGACTTAACATCGTATTGATCCTTAAGTTCCTGGATTACTCTTGCCTTTGTCTTATTGGAATACTGTTCTTGCTCACCAGCAAGCCTGATCAGACACTTTTCATAGGCAGTTACAATAGAAGAACATGAAACTCCACTTGAATGATTAGATGACTCCTTCAATTTTGTCGACATTGTCCAGCGACTCCTTAAATTTGAGAGAATTTCTCATGATAGGTTTGGCAACTGGTTACACACGGTTTCCCTTAAACCAGTGACATCCACCTTTATATCGGCTGAATTTTCACATAGTTAAAGAATGATACCTGTACCGTTTCGGCAAAAAATCAATCTATGATTAGATAGAACAAAGAGACCTCTACATCGCCTGCATTTCGATGATGATTGATCTTCAGTCCATTACCCGCTCCTATAAAGCATTCCTCATAAAAAAATCCGACACTGTTAGGCTGGCTAACAATATCGGAACTTCACTCCAATGTATGACTCGTACTCACTCGACCACTTCCACCGGCTTATCGGATTGAACAGTCACATCGTTGGCTTCCGTGGCTGATTTCTCTTCTTCTTTATGAAGTTCAGGCTTAGCTGCTTTCGGTGTCGCCTCGACAGGCTCTTCCACAGCCGGTGGACTTTCAGGCTCCTGCTTCATTTCCTCTTTTGCAGGTTCCGGTGCCTTCTCTACTGGGGCAGGTTTCTTCTGAGGTTCAGGTTTTTTAACAGGTTCTTTCTCCTTTGCCTCTACCCTAGGAGATGGTTCCTTTGCCTTTGTCTCGTCTTCTTCTTTCACGCCCTTTGGCTTATCCCGGTCCTTACAATGGGGATTATTCGTCTTTTTGCCTTTTTCACAGTGACAATTTGGCTTATCCTTTGCTCCGTGGCCATGACACTTATTGTCATTGTCATCTTCACCTTGAAAGGTAAGTGTCATTTCAAAACTCGTTTGCTTCGTGTCATAAAATAAAGCATACGTGTTAAATGTATGCAGCTGCTTGGTCAGGAGGAAACTGCTGAACCCGATCGCCAAGATGAGGTAGAGCAGACGCAGTTTTGATGATTTCATTATTCTTGACCTGCGTACATGGTGAGATCGAAGTCGACTTTGGCACCTTGGATTTCGTTACCGGCCTGACGGCTTAACTCTGCTGTGATGGTGAATACCTCATCAGTATCATGTGTATCCTGAATAGGATTTAGTAAGCTTGTATTTTTCAAAGTAGGTTTATTTTTCAATTCTGCCAACGTACCTTTAAAAGCAACCCCGTTGTTCGTTCTTATAGTAAATTTCAGATTTTTATTAAATGACTCTTCCGCCGCTTTGACGTCCTCCACACCCTTAATAGAGTGAATATTAATAGCAGCATTCTTGACAATGGCTTTTACAGAACCTACATTTCTAGTAATGAATTGTTTGGTTTCAGTTTTCTTCCCTGGATACCAGTACCCATCAACCTTATTACCAGTCGTTTTCGAAAATCCTATAAATAATGGGGAGGGGTTTTCATAAAAAGGGGAGATTTTCAACGTACCCATCTCAATCTTATTCCCCGCACTTGAAGCCTCTGAATAGAAATCGGAATAGGTGGTTCCACCGAAACCGGAACTGAATAATGCTGCGCCAAGGACAACAGCCAAGTATCTCTTCTTCACGAACTCAGCACCTTTCTATTAAAGATAAAGCCGGACCTTTGGTAGCGCCCAGCTAAACATAAAGATTAGTTCTCTTGGGAGAGCCTCCAAGAAATATCTCCTGCGACACTAATGGCTTGGAGATGATTTTGATTTGCTTCCTTCTCTCTCTCTATATAAATAAATGGTTTAATAGAAACTGGTTTGGTCTTATTAGTCAACGTTACTTTATCTAGTTCAGTATTTACTACTCCAACCAGACTTTCCAGAGCACCTACAGGGACAGTAGGTGAATCCTCTCCGTTAATTTCTAAACCAATTTGAATATCTTGATATAAACCGTATTTTGATGAATCGATAACATTTCCATCCTTATCTTTGATACTGAAATTTTTGAGTTCAACAGAAATTTTCCCTGGAAGAGACCCAACATTGGCAATGCTAATAGCCTGACCATATTCTTTTGAACCAGGTTTTAGATTATTAAATTGTTCTCCACTGATTAGTGCTCCTAGTGGACCGACTTCAGCAAGCTTCAACGTACCCAGCTCAATCTTATTCCCAGCAGAACTCGCTTCCGAGAAGAAATCCGAATAAGTCCCTGTAGACGCTCCAGCTCCAATTACCAATGCTCCAGCCATCATGGTTCCAATAAGTGCT from Rossellomorea marisflavi includes the following:
- a CDS encoding LysM peptidoglycan-binding domain-containing protein, with product MITLLSTTYIVQSGDTLYSIARRFDVTVAQLKIWNGLPSDTIQVGQVLVVSATPESDRPLTTYTVKAGDTLYSIAGRFEMTLDEIMSLNRITDPSRIQVGQVLQVYDNSGEPAPELTTYVVRAGDTLYSIARRFGMTLDEIMILNGITDPSRIQVGQVLQVYDNGGNGEPPVRVTASQLNAIGWSYNYLSDSILADLNLCLERFQITTKSRLCHFLSQCSHESGAGRYTAEIADGSAYEGRQDLGNIYPGDGPKFKGGGYIQLTGRYNYTLFSQSVGDPEIVNQGVYYVAEHYPWQSAGFWWELNNMNALCDTNPTVRQVTLKVNGGTRGLEERTRYYERCVVIF
- a CDS encoding IS3 family transposase, whose product is MSTKLKESSNHSSGVSCSSIVTAYEKCLIRLAGEQEQYSNKTKARVIQELKDQYDVKSLVEVAKIPRSTYYYWEQRLDRPDKYADVKAQILLVAHTYEGRYAYRRVTEHLKMIGFQHDPKTILRLMHEMGLAGTPD